A window of the Hevea brasiliensis isolate MT/VB/25A 57/8 chromosome 6, ASM3005281v1, whole genome shotgun sequence genome harbors these coding sequences:
- the LOC110665244 gene encoding GDSL esterase/lipase 2 yields the protein MADLRFHFHLWVFFASLLFQNTSKSHVWSAENHAPLFIFGDSLFDAGNNNNNPESPACYWPYGETFFKHPTGRASDGRVIPDFIAEYAKLPFIAPYIQITDHQLRYGVNFASGGAGVLDTFQEFTSDLKTQLINFKYVKKRLRNKLGESETNALLSKAIYLFSIGNNDYMGAFNTNSSIFQHYSREEYVGMVIGSLTTVLEEIYKNGGRKFGFVSLGRLGCLPPMRAKTSSGGCLEQVNVLVKLHNKAFSNVLMKLEKQLQGFKYSNFDFYKSLSERIKHPSRYGFKEAKSACCGTGPYRGITSCGGIGKIKEFELCDDTSEYLFFDSHPTEKADHQFAKLMWSGSINVTRPYNLKQLFQL from the exons ATGGCCGATTTAAGGTTCCATTTTCACTTGTGGGTTTTCTTTGCAAGTCTTCTCTTTCAAAATACCAGCAAAAGTCATGTATGGTCTGCAGAGAATCATGCTCCCTTATTCATATTTGGAGACTCTCTATTTGATGCtggaaataataataacaatcctGAAAGTCCAGCTTGCTACTGGCCCTACGGGGAAACATTCTTCAAGCATCCTACTGGAAGAGCTTCTGACGGTCGAGTAATTCCAGATTTTATCG CTGAATATGCAAAGTTGCCATTCATTGCACCATATATTCAGATCACAGATCATCAATTGAGATATGGAGTGAACTTTGCATCAGGAGGAGCCGGTGTTCTGGATACTTTTCAAGAATTT ACATCAGACCTTAAAACACAGCTTATTAATTTCAAGTACGTGAAGAAACGACTAAGGAACAAACTCGGTGAATCAGAGACCAACGCCTTGTTGTCCAAAGCCATTTACTTATTTAGCATTGGAAACAACGACTATATGGGAGCTTTCAACACGAATTCCAGTATATTTCAGCACTATTCCAGAGAAGAGTACGTAGGGATGGTTATCGGCAGCCTGACGACTGTGCTAGAA GAAATATATAAGAATGGAGGAAGAAAATTTGGGTTTGTAAGCTTGGGGCGTTTGGGTTGTCTACCGCCCATGAGAGCAAAAACTTCATCAGGTGGCTGCTTGGAACAAGTTAATGTTCTGGTGAAACTGCACAATAAGGCATTTTCAAATGTGCTTATGAAGCTAGAGAAACAGCTGCAAGgatttaaatattcaaattttgaTTTCTACAAGTCATTAAGTGAAAGAATTAAGCACCCTTCACGATATG GTTTCAAGGAAGCGAAATCAGCATGTTGCGGAACAGGGCCATACAGAGGAATCACAAGCTGTGGGGGTATAGGAAAGATCAAAGAGTTTGAATTGTGCGATGATACGAGTGAATATCTGTTCTTTGATAGTCATCCAACGGAGAAGGCCGATCACCAATTTGCGAAGCTCATGTGGAGTGGAAGTATTAATGTGACAAGGCCTTACAATCTTAAACAACTATTTCAACTCTAG
- the LOC110653234 gene encoding GDSL esterase/lipase-like yields MTSLAYFFFILSLFFATLLNPVRSHVDEYLFFFGDGLYEVGNTTNITRPDKYLPTYHAPYGTNFFNHSATGRYSDGRIIPDFIGKNGGLPLIPSFHSKDDPYFTNGANFASEGATAQISNFQVNLTGQVELFKKVKEIWGEHIQNDTEVSRRLQKAVYFISIGAQDYINYEAPYRRILDSTLEDKVVNNISDAIKNLYDLGAWRFVVQNVAKLGTIPFVRQIFDDRSQELLSTRAQAHNGILPGKLKVIKDNNPKFNYTVFDYYTAIEKLIDYFIVDIACCGNSTYRGQACGSLDYEFCVCGNKTEYLFFDGTHHTDAGNKVLAKFMWNNKS; encoded by the exons ATGACAAGTCTAGCTTATTTCTTCTTCATCCTGAGTTTATTTTTTGCCACCCTTCTCAACCCAGTTCGCTCCCACGTGGATGAATATTTATTCTTCTTTGGGGATGGACTGTATGAGGTGGGCAATACTACGAACATTACACGTCCTGATAAATATCTTCCCACTTATCATGCACCATATGGCACCAACTTCTTCAACCATTCTGCTACAGGAAGATATTCTGATGGCCGCATAATTCCTGATTTTATTGGta AAAACGGTGGGTTGCCTTTGATTCCTTCTTTCCATAGCAAGGATGATCCATATTTCACTAATGGTGCTAACTTTGCTTCAGAAGGTGCAACTGCTCAGATAAGCA attttcaggtGAACCTTACAGGCCAGGTTGAGCTTTTCAAGAAGGTGAAAGAGATATGGGGAGAGCATATACAAAATGATACTGAAGTCAGTAGGAGGTTGCAGAAGGCTGTTTACTTTATTTCCATCGGTGCTCAGGATTATATAAATTACGAAGCCCCTTATAGGAGGATTTTGGATTCTACTTTAGAGGATAAAGTGGTTAATAACATATCTGACGCCATCAAG AATTTGTATGATCTTGGCGCATGGAGATTTGTAGTTCAGAATGTGGCAAAATTAGGTACCATCCCTTTTGTTCGTCAAATATTTGACGACAGAAGTCAGGAGCTTCTATCAACAAGGGCACAAGCACACAATGGTATACTACCTGGAAAACTTAAGGTCATAAAAGACAATAATCCGAAATTCAATTATACAGTCTTTGATTACTATACTGCCATCGAGAAATTGATTGATTACTTCATAGTGGACATTGCTTGCTGTGGCAATTCAACGTATCGTGGGCAAGCTTGTGGATCTTTGGATTATGAATTTTGTGTGTGTGGTAATAAGACTGAGTATTTGTTTTTTGATGGTACCCATCACACTGATGCTGGCAATAAAGTACTAGCTAAATTTATGTGGAACAATAAATCATGA